One genomic segment of Paenibacillus durus includes these proteins:
- a CDS encoding YlaH-like family protein: MQIWLAAHPLIAYVIIFVLLTYVYNRVFRVNQKLSLLKEVMLYVLMALGSGILLIFQHDKLPIIQCLLVAVGLMLLVRVRYFLEARQKRRAAAEAAKRQ; encoded by the coding sequence TTGCAAATTTGGCTTGCCGCGCACCCCTTGATTGCCTATGTAATTATCTTTGTTCTGCTTACTTATGTGTACAACCGGGTATTTCGGGTGAATCAGAAGCTGTCTCTGCTGAAGGAAGTTATGCTCTATGTGCTGATGGCCCTCGGTTCGGGCATCCTGCTTATTTTTCAGCATGATAAGCTGCCGATCATTCAGTGCCTGCTCGTCGCCGTCGGTCTGATGCTGCTCGTCCGGGTTCGCTATTTTCTAGAGGCAAGGCAGAAGCGCAGGGCGGCGGCCGAAGCTGCAAAGAGGCAGTAG